The following are from one region of the Dehalobacter sp. genome:
- a CDS encoding TIR domain-containing protein, whose product MARRVFFSFHYEKDINRAMVVRNSWVVQGTKEANFIDKAAFEAVKRQGDQAVHNWIDKQLEGTSVTVVLIGAETLNRPFVQYEICQSLQRGNGVIGVHINGIRDMVQGISSLKGNVHTIIGYYNNGSPAYFDAIADGIYDYSSGNGYQNLGNWIESAARKHNK is encoded by the coding sequence ATGGCGAGAAGGGTGTTCTTCAGTTTTCATTACGAAAAAGATATCAACAGGGCTATGGTTGTTCGGAATAGCTGGGTAGTACAAGGAACAAAAGAAGCCAATTTCATTGATAAGGCAGCCTTTGAAGCTGTCAAACGACAGGGAGATCAAGCGGTACATAATTGGATTGACAAACAGCTTGAAGGTACCTCGGTCACCGTTGTTTTAATTGGTGCCGAAACATTGAACCGCCCGTTTGTACAATATGAAATATGTCAGAGCCTTCAGCGAGGAAATGGGGTTATAGGCGTCCATATTAATGGAATCAGGGATATGGTTCAAGGTATATCTTCTCTGAAAGGTAATGTGCATACGATTATTGGATATTACAATAACGGCTCACCCGCATATTTTGATGCCATTGCTGATGGCATTTACGATTACTCTTCTGGTAATGGCTATCAGAATTTAGGAAACTGGATAGAATCTGCTGCCCGTAAGCATAACAAGTGA
- a CDS encoding DUF6076 domain-containing protein: protein MKANAYDQFSVLFWEGNVMLGKGASFPLGQMTTDFLNLDEQILTEIDKRVSEFSKEMRGLFKHKNSGAIIPVQEKLNAIWDVIFILPFYRDLTLDINTSRNLFPMLLEYKQKWGGEFQNGSDGNKMFMEFLDKMEYFAESICNFRGQVAGMLELYFENLTRRNSEAYAEAYARYYQDMVDAGALLFGDMPFEQDFPVKVRFIPLRLPTGKGKIMLAEEAKFSYLSHFLYTDFYRGLIVGNAPRRCHNCGRFFLLNKGYDTCYCNNIAPGETEKTCRKVGAHKKEARKEGKTPARQEYNKVYNRLKTRHARGKLSDDEWNVAVALALEYKDKAEAGMITDSELKEVYNKM, encoded by the coding sequence ATGAAGGCAAATGCTTATGACCAGTTTTCAGTCTTGTTTTGGGAAGGGAATGTTATGCTTGGCAAAGGAGCAAGCTTTCCGCTAGGACAGATGACAACAGACTTTTTGAATTTGGACGAACAAATTCTGACTGAGATTGATAAACGTGTCAGTGAATTCTCGAAAGAAATGCGTGGTCTCTTTAAACATAAAAATAGCGGAGCTATTATTCCCGTGCAGGAAAAACTGAACGCCATCTGGGATGTAATATTTATATTGCCCTTTTATCGAGATCTTACTTTAGATATAAACACCTCGCGTAATCTATTCCCTATGCTGCTTGAATACAAACAGAAATGGGGGGGAGAGTTTCAAAATGGTTCCGATGGAAACAAAATGTTTATGGAGTTTCTTGATAAGATGGAGTACTTTGCAGAAAGCATCTGTAACTTCAGAGGACAGGTAGCAGGAATGTTGGAACTCTATTTTGAAAATCTGACACGTCGCAACAGCGAGGCCTACGCAGAAGCTTATGCAAGATACTACCAGGACATGGTCGATGCAGGGGCATTATTATTCGGGGATATGCCGTTTGAGCAGGATTTTCCTGTAAAAGTCAGGTTTATTCCTTTACGGCTTCCGACAGGAAAAGGGAAGATTATGCTGGCGGAGGAAGCGAAGTTTTCTTATCTTTCACATTTTCTATATACGGATTTCTACCGGGGTCTTATTGTGGGGAACGCTCCGCGCCGCTGTCATAATTGCGGGCGATTCTTTCTCCTGAATAAAGGCTATGATACCTGCTACTGTAATAACATCGCGCCCGGCGAAACAGAGAAGACCTGCCGAAAGGTAGGAGCTCATAAAAAGGAAGCGCGTAAGGAAGGAAAAACACCTGCGCGCCAAGAGTATAACAAGGTATATAACCGGCTTAAGACCCGACACGCAAGGGGTAAGCTCTCAGACGACGAATGGAACGTTGCCGTTGCACTGGCTTTGGAATATAAGGACAAAGCTGAAGCCGGAATGATCACCGATTCGGAGCTTAAGGAGGTTTACAATAAAATGTGA
- a CDS encoding TIR domain-containing protein, which yields MAHKTFISYKYSEAQTLRDDIITALGDDATYYKGETSDSPDLTDTKTENIRKNLADMMYDTSVTIVIISPNIKKSKWIDWEIEYCLKNYTRKGRTSQTNGVVGVIMKQNGGYSWFKNTHTNDDGCQSSSYEASKVYDIINNNRFNQNPQKYHCPTCKTFDALTGSYISYVEEETFLANPQKYIDNAYDKSENSASGYDITKSR from the coding sequence ATGGCGCATAAAACATTTATATCCTATAAGTACAGCGAAGCTCAAACGCTGAGAGATGATATTATCACTGCCCTGGGCGATGACGCCACTTACTACAAAGGGGAAACGAGTGATTCTCCTGATTTGACCGATACTAAAACGGAAAACATCAGAAAAAATCTCGCCGACATGATGTACGATACCTCTGTTACCATCGTTATTATTTCTCCGAACATCAAAAAAAGTAAATGGATTGATTGGGAGATTGAATACTGCTTAAAGAACTATACTCGCAAGGGGCGGACATCTCAGACGAACGGCGTTGTCGGTGTCATTATGAAACAAAACGGCGGATATAGCTGGTTCAAAAATACTCATACTAATGACGATGGCTGCCAATCATCTTCCTATGAAGCGTCAAAGGTTTATGATATTATCAACAATAACAGGTTCAACCAAAATCCGCAAAAATATCACTGTCCTACCTGTAAAACCTTTGATGCCTTGACCGGATCGTATATTTCTTATGTGGAAGAAGAAACTTTTCTGGCTAACCCCCAGAAATACATAGATAATGCTTATGATAAAAGTGAAAATAGTGCATCGGGATATGATATAACGAAATCAAGATAA
- a CDS encoding PC4/YdbC family ssDNA-binding protein, with product MSDTKRDFKFEIINELGVISEGSKGWRKEFNRISWSGGEPKYDIRDWSSDHEKMGKGITLSENELRKLKELIDAEIAFLEGK from the coding sequence ATGTCTGATACGAAAAGAGATTTCAAGTTTGAGATTATTAATGAACTTGGGGTTATATCTGAAGGTAGTAAGGGTTGGCGTAAAGAGTTTAACAGGATTAGTTGGAGTGGCGGAGAACCCAAATATGATATTCGCGATTGGAGCTCTGATCATGAAAAAATGGGCAAGGGCATTACATTAAGTGAGAATGAATTACGAAAATTAAAGGAATTAATCGATGCAGAAATTGCTTTTTTAGAAGGGAAATAG
- a CDS encoding recombinase family protein has product MEKEIAAIYCRLSQDDGDLGESGSIQTQKSILTRYCKDNHIAIGDIYSDDGYTGQNFNRPDFRRMMDDIEAGKINVVIVNDLGRFGREYAEMGLIIEHYFEEKDVRFISLYDRVDTAKSKDNLIMAFTNVMNSFYARQAGSKTKAAHRARALDGMYLAGHALFGYMKDPNDRHKLIIDPPAADVVREVFQLFADGVGYVRMTKILRERKILNPMAYFNQNNPDYFKSDYWRKPFDWHATSVRSILMNQAYIGNVVFGKTKVKGLFDKKRIPAPQEEWIIVENMHEPIISRDLWDTVQQLMKSRRRENSKGEVQMFAGLVKCSKCGSSLNVNFDKKKGKYTGFSCWVYKNYGKDRCTSHAIGWKTMGQLVLEDIRRNAKAAKLATPKYKEMLIAVKTEKKKQETEKCKRELKTVDKRIAELDKILNKLYEDLALEKVTEERYQTMSKGYEAEQSGLKERRNKLTEIITRAESVYENIEKFLPLIQKYTDITELNTHILNELIQKIVVYEKTDNPDGNKSQRVDIHYKFIGYVEMKEMFGLPMVMAMAKDVEIDDALVAEAKELAKDLAG; this is encoded by the coding sequence ATGGAAAAAGAAATAGCGGCAATCTACTGCAGGCTCAGCCAGGATGATGGAGATCTCGGCGAAAGCGGCAGCATCCAGACCCAGAAATCCATACTCACACGGTACTGCAAGGACAACCATATAGCCATCGGCGATATATATTCTGACGATGGCTATACCGGACAGAACTTCAACCGCCCGGATTTCAGGCGCATGATGGACGACATCGAGGCGGGGAAAATCAATGTGGTCATTGTCAATGACCTGGGCCGTTTCGGCAGGGAGTATGCCGAAATGGGGCTCATCATCGAGCATTATTTTGAAGAAAAAGATGTTCGTTTCATCTCGCTGTATGACCGGGTGGACACGGCAAAAAGCAAGGACAACCTCATAATGGCGTTCACGAATGTTATGAACTCATTCTACGCAAGGCAGGCTGGCTCCAAAACAAAAGCGGCTCACAGGGCGAGGGCGCTGGATGGAATGTACCTTGCCGGACATGCCCTCTTCGGGTATATGAAAGACCCCAATGACCGGCATAAGCTCATTATCGACCCGCCCGCGGCGGATGTTGTGAGAGAGGTTTTTCAGCTGTTCGCTGACGGCGTCGGCTATGTGCGCATGACGAAAATCCTGCGGGAACGCAAAATCCTAAATCCCATGGCCTACTTCAATCAGAATAATCCCGACTACTTCAAGAGCGATTACTGGCGTAAGCCCTTCGACTGGCACGCCACTTCCGTGCGGTCTATCCTGATGAATCAGGCCTACATAGGGAATGTGGTGTTCGGAAAAACGAAAGTAAAAGGTCTCTTTGACAAGAAAAGAATCCCTGCCCCGCAGGAAGAATGGATCATAGTTGAGAACATGCACGAGCCCATTATATCGAGAGATCTATGGGATACAGTTCAGCAGCTGATGAAAAGCCGCAGGCGGGAAAACAGCAAAGGTGAGGTTCAGATGTTCGCAGGGCTGGTCAAATGCTCGAAGTGCGGCTCCTCCCTTAACGTCAACTTCGATAAGAAGAAGGGTAAGTACACCGGCTTTTCCTGCTGGGTATATAAGAACTACGGTAAGGATCGCTGCACGTCTCACGCCATTGGGTGGAAGACTATGGGGCAACTCGTGCTGGAGGATATCCGCCGGAATGCGAAAGCGGCGAAACTGGCGACGCCCAAATACAAGGAAATGCTCATCGCCGTCAAGACCGAAAAAAAGAAGCAGGAAACCGAAAAATGCAAGCGTGAGCTCAAGACCGTGGACAAAAGAATCGCTGAATTGGACAAGATTCTGAACAAGCTCTACGAGGACTTGGCGCTCGAAAAAGTCACCGAGGAACGCTACCAAACCATGTCCAAAGGCTATGAAGCAGAGCAGTCTGGCTTGAAAGAGCGGCGGAATAAGCTGACGGAGATCATCACACGGGCGGAATCGGTATATGAAAATATCGAAAAATTCCTGCCGCTGATACAGAAATACACCGACATCACCGAGCTTAATACGCACATCCTCAACGAGTTGATACAGAAAATCGTCGTCTATGAAAAGACAGATAACCCTGACGGCAACAAGAGCCAGCGGGTGGACATCCATTATAAATTCATCGGTTATGTGGAGATGAAGGAGATGTTCGGCCTGCCGATGGTCATGGCGATGGCGAAGGATGTGGAGATTGACGATGCGCTGGTGGCCGAAGCAAAAGAACTGGCGAAAGATCTTGCCGGATGA
- a CDS encoding helicase RepA family protein — MSQNKLITMDAGTLLTTPLPPTRFIASELIPQGLHILAGAPKIGKSWLALQICLRVALGESLWSFPVTSGTVLYLCLEDSFTRIQTRLFDITDEAPENLHFATMSEVIGEGLENQIEDFLNAHTNTVLIVIDTLQRIRRVSADSNPYASDYRDITILKHLADKHRIAILLIHHLRKMNDDDPMNMISGTTGISGATDSNFVLKKDKRNGNSATLFCVGRDIEYRELQLEFDKATHIWCLVSDSITDDPQPSDEIIIHLSDVMEPLLTFSGTATELASVVEKVCGAAIRPNVLIKKMLRNQAGLAERGITFEMKRTHDRKEISLRYECVDCVGNDGKTDTASVSNLSTQPSQPTQKDEM, encoded by the coding sequence ATGTCGCAAAATAAACTTATCACAATGGATGCAGGGACTCTTCTCACCACTCCGCTTCCGCCGACAAGGTTCATCGCAAGCGAGTTAATTCCCCAGGGGCTTCACATCCTTGCGGGAGCGCCGAAGATCGGAAAGTCATGGCTGGCACTACAAATATGCCTGCGGGTAGCGTTGGGTGAGTCCCTGTGGAGCTTTCCGGTCACCAGCGGTACTGTACTCTATCTTTGTCTTGAGGACAGCTTCACGCGGATACAAACCCGGCTGTTCGACATCACGGATGAAGCGCCGGAGAATCTTCACTTCGCTACTATGTCGGAGGTTATCGGTGAAGGCTTGGAAAATCAGATTGAGGATTTTCTGAATGCCCATACCAACACAGTGTTAATCGTTATCGACACGCTCCAGAGAATAAGAAGGGTCAGTGCGGACTCTAACCCCTACGCCAGCGACTACCGCGATATCACTATTCTTAAACATCTGGCGGACAAGCACCGGATTGCTATCTTGCTTATCCATCACCTGCGCAAGATGAACGATGACGATCCTATGAACATGATTTCCGGCACAACTGGAATCAGCGGCGCCACTGACTCCAACTTTGTCCTTAAAAAGGACAAGCGCAACGGGAACTCTGCCACTCTCTTCTGTGTGGGACGGGATATCGAATACCGTGAGCTGCAGCTTGAATTTGATAAGGCAACACATATCTGGTGTCTGGTATCTGATAGCATTACCGACGATCCACAGCCAAGCGACGAAATCATTATTCATCTTTCTGACGTTATGGAGCCCCTTCTCACCTTCTCAGGAACGGCTACGGAATTGGCCAGCGTGGTTGAGAAAGTGTGCGGAGCAGCCATACGACCAAACGTTCTTATCAAGAAGATGCTACGCAACCAAGCGGGACTTGCTGAGCGCGGTATCACATTCGAAATGAAGCGCACACATGACAGAAAAGAAATTAGTCTCCGCTATGAATGCGTCGATTGCGTCGGCAATGACGGCAAAACAGATACAGCATCAGTATCAAATTTATCGACGCAACCGTCGCAGCCGACGCAGAAGGATGAAATGTAA
- the dinD gene encoding DNA damage-inducible protein D — MSNLNAEEYKSFEGIKHTRENGIEFWNARELAKVLDYTEWRNFQKVVDRAILACKNSGFNVLDHFVEVNKMIEIGKGGKRKTTDFELTRYACYLIVQNGDPRKEIIALGQTYFAIQTRRQEVQDAFNQLDENNKRLVVRGNIKQWNQLLAEAAHNAGVITDEEFAIFQNAGYMGLYGGMTVSDIHTRKGLKKNDKILDYMGSTELIANLFRISQTEEKLKRDEVSTLEAANNTHYEVGEKIRKAIIEMGATLPEDLPVPEKNIHTIEREEIRKLRNSKKKLMLDE; from the coding sequence ATGTCAAATTTAAACGCTGAAGAATACAAATCATTTGAAGGAATAAAGCATACCCGTGAAAACGGAATCGAATTTTGGAACGCTCGCGAACTTGCTAAAGTCTTAGATTATACTGAATGGCGCAATTTTCAGAAGGTTGTTGACCGAGCCATACTCGCCTGTAAAAACAGTGGTTTCAACGTGTTGGATCATTTTGTTGAGGTCAACAAAATGATAGAAATAGGCAAAGGCGGAAAAAGAAAAACAACGGATTTTGAACTCACAAGGTATGCCTGTTACTTAATTGTTCAAAACGGCGATCCGAGAAAAGAAATTATCGCATTGGGTCAAACCTATTTCGCTATACAGACGCGGCGTCAGGAAGTCCAGGATGCTTTTAATCAGCTTGACGAAAACAACAAGCGGTTAGTTGTTCGCGGCAATATAAAACAATGGAATCAGCTCCTTGCTGAAGCGGCACACAATGCCGGAGTTATTACCGATGAGGAATTTGCAATCTTCCAGAATGCCGGATACATGGGGCTTTATGGCGGCATGACGGTCTCCGATATTCATACAAGAAAAGGCTTGAAGAAAAACGATAAAATCCTTGATTATATGGGTAGCACAGAGCTGATTGCTAATCTGTTCAGAATTTCGCAGACCGAAGAAAAGCTGAAGCGGGATGAGGTTTCTACGCTGGAAGCCGCAAATAATACCCATTACGAGGTCGGTGAAAAAATCCGTAAAGCCATTATTGAAATGGGGGCTACCCTTCCAGAAGACCTGCCTGTTCCGGAGAAAAACATTCATACTATTGAGCGCGAGGAAATTCGCAAGCTTAGAAATTCAAAAAAGAAACTAATGCTGGATGAATAA